In Vigna unguiculata cultivar IT97K-499-35 chromosome 3, ASM411807v1, whole genome shotgun sequence, a single genomic region encodes these proteins:
- the LOC114175169 gene encoding uncharacterized protein LOC114175169, with the protein MRKLVIYQWSEHKDFWALKTLNFDLKDGSVKRKFQIHELEELRMQFYESASIYKRKMKAYHGKKILKREFKLNQLVMLFNSRLRRFLEKLKSKWFGPFIVKPVKQHGAIEIEDQETKRSWLVNGQRLKEVRVVISQETPQR; encoded by the coding sequence ATGCGAAAACTTGTAATCTACCAGTGGAGTGAGCACAAGGATTTTTGGGCCTTAAAGACTCTTAACTTTGACTTGAAGGATGGTAGTGTAAAGAGGAAATTTCAAATTCACGAATTGGAGGAACTGAGAATGCAATTTTATGAATCAGCAAGCATTTACAAGAGAAAGATGAAAGCTTATCATGGCAAGAAAATTCTAAAAAGAGAGTTCAAACTTAACCAGTTGGTTATGCTCTTTAACTCCAGACTGAGGCGGTTTCTAGAAAAATTGAAGTCAAAGTGGTTTGGACCATTCATTGTCAAGCCAGTGAAACAACATGGAGCAATTGAAATTGAAGACCAAGAGACCAAACGGAGTTGGCTTGTCAATGGACAAAGGTTGAAGGAGGTCAGGGTGGTGATTTCCCAAGAAACACCACAAAGATAG